Sequence from the Nocardioides exalbidus genome:
TGTTGGCGATCAGGACGTCGTGGCGCCGGGCGATCTCCTGCACGGCGGCGAGCATCGCCGCGACGCGGCCGACCGGGACGCACACGTCCTCGGTGAGCACCGGCCCGAGCCGCTCGAGCGCGGGGTAGGCCAGGCGGCGGGCGGCGAACATCGCGTCGGCCTCCGACTCGTCCTCCGAGCGCGCGGCGAACGTCGCGCCGGCGCCCTCGAAGGCGGCCAGGACCGCTTCGGCCTCGGCCACGCCGGCGGCTCCCGGGCCGTCGAGGCGGGCGAGCAGGATCGCCTCGCAGTCGGCCTCGATGCCGAGGTCCTTCCAGTCGTTGACGGCCGTGAGGCAGTGCCGGTCGAGCAGCTCGAGCGCCGAGGGGACGGTGCCGGCACGCGCCACCGCGGCCACCGCCTCGCCCGCGGCGACCAGGGAGTCGAAGAAGCCGACGACGGTCTGCTCGGCCGGCCGCGCGGGACGCAGGCGCACCGTGATCTCGGTGACCAGCCCGAGGGTCCCCTCGGAGCCGACCAGCAGCGAGACCAGGTCGTAGCCGGCGACGCCCTTGGCCGTCTCACGTCCGACGCGCACGAGCTCACCGGTGCCGGTGACGACCTCGAGGGCGAGGACGTAGTCGCCGGTGACGCCGTACTTCACGCAGCAGACGCCGCCGGCGTTGGTCGCGACGTTGCCGCCGATGGTCGACCAGGGCGAGCTGGCCGGGTCCGGGGGATACCACAGGCCGTGCTCGGCGACGGCAGCGCGGAGGTCGTCGTTGACGACCCCGGGCTGGACGACGGCCAGCCGCTCGACCGGATCGATCCGCGTCACGGCCGCCATCCGCTCGAAGCTGACGACGATCCCGCCACTGACGGAGTTGGCGCCGCCGGACAGCCCTGTCCCGGCGCCGCGGGGGACGACGGGGACCTCGTGCGCCACGCACCAGCGGACGATGGTGCGCACCTGCTCGGAGGTCGCCGGCCGGGCGACGGCCAGCGGGAGCGCCCAGGGTGCCCACTCGGCCTCGTCGTGGCTGTAGCGGGCGGTGGAGGCCGGGTCGGTGAGCAGCGTGCCCGCGGGGAGCTGGTCGACGAGCGAGGCAAGGTCCACGCGCCCAGTCTCCGCACCGTGCGCAACCGGTGTCGTCAGGGTCATCGCACGGCCTTGATCGGGCGGACCAGGGCCGCACCGAGCATCACGAAGACGATGCCGGAGACGAACACCGCCGGGTAGCCGCCGGTGATCGTGACGAGCGCCGCGGCGATCGACGGGCTCATCGCCTGGGGGAGCGTGGTCGCCAGGCCGAGGATGGCCAGGTCGCGACCGGCGCTGCTCTCGCCCTGGAGGCGTGCGGGGAGCACCTCGGTCATCAGCGCCAGGTCGATGGAGATGTAGACCCCGAAGCCGAGGCCGAGCAGGAAGGCGTACGCCAGCACGCCCGTCGTGGTGGGTACGAGGAGCGGGATGGCCAGCGCGAGCGACATGACGACCGACGACCAGACGATGAAGGGCTTGCGGCGCCCGACCTTGTCCGACAGCCAGCCGCTGCCCAGCGCGGACAGCAGCACGCCGACGAGCAGCACGACGCCCATCGTGGCGGCGAACGAGTTCGACTCGGCGTCGCTGAGCCCGATGTAGTCGCGCAGGATGTAGAGGCCGTAGGTCTGCGAGCCGTAGAAGCCGATCACCATCAGGAAGCGCGAGGCGAAGGCCCAGGCGAAGTCGGGGTGCTGGCGCGGGCTGATCCAGAAGCCGCGCAGGAAGTCCTTCGCCGACGTGCGCTGGCGGGGGAGGTCGGCGCTCGAGGGGTCGCGGTTGACGACGACGAAGAGCCCGACGACGGCGAGCATCAGCAGCGCCAGGACGGCGTAGGGCAGGAGGCCCCGGGTCGCGGTGCCGCCGGCGACGATGACGCCGACGGCGTTGCCGATGGTGATGCCCACGCCGATCATCGCCGACACCCCGCCGCGCCGGGTCGGGGGATAGCGGTCCGGGACGAGGGCGGTCGCGGCGGCCTGCAGGGCGTTCACGCCGACCTGCACGACCAGCCACACCAGGGCCACGGTGAGCACCGACCCGGCGAGCGGCAGGCCGAGGAGGAAGCCGCTGGTCAGCAGGGCGCCGCCGACCATCCAGGGCGTGCGTCGGCCGAAGCGCGAGCGGGTCGCGTCCGACAGGGCGCCGGCGACCGGCTGGGCGAAGATGTTGGCGACGAAGGCGACCGTGGTGACGAAGGCGAGGTTGCCGACCTTCGACGCCTCGTCGAGACCCGAGACGATGTTGGGCAGCAGGATGCCGTTGCCGCCGGAGTTCACCGCGAGGATCGCGACGTAGACCATCAGCAGGCCGAAGGACATCCGGCGCAGGCGGGGCTCGGGCGCCGCGGCGCCTGCCTCGGCCGTCGAGGCGGGGGTGGGGATCTCGGTCAGCGCCATGGTGTGCTCCTGGCTCCGGGGCGGCTGGTCGCCGCCGGTGCCGGGGACGCTACGGACGACGCCGGGCGTCGGCGATGGAGAAGTTCTCCGTCATGTGACGCTCGTCATGGAGGGTCTGCCGGTCACGGCCCCAGTGAGCCGCCGACGCCGTTGTTGTTGCCCATCGCCTGGTTCAGGTAGGCCTGCGCGAGGTTCTGCTGGCCGTGCACGCCGTGACCGGGTCGTGACGCCAGGCGGGCGGCGGCGTCGATCGCGCCGTCGACACCCGCGGCGAGGTGCCACGGCACCCAGCGGTCACCGATGCGGACCATCCGGACGAGCGGCTCCTCGCCCGCTGCCAGCCGGCGCGCGTCCGCGGCGCAGACCGCGATCACGCGCGGGGTGCCGCCCGGAGGTGACCACTCGACGTCCTGCATCGACGGACCGTGCTGCGGGTTGAAGAAGCAGGGGTCGCGGCGCTCGGGCAGGGGCTCGCCGTCGCGCAGGGCGATGACGGCGGCCCGGTGGTAGCGGGCGTCGGTGACGACCTGCTCGATCGAGGTCACGTCGTCGGCCGTCCGGCTCGCCGCCACGAGGTGCTTGGCCTGGTCGTAGAGCTCGATCGCGCGCCGGTAGTGGTCCCTCGCCCCGGGGTCCAGGTCGTCGCCGAGCGTGTCGACGTGGAGCTCGGCGACCTGCTCGCCGAGGACGGTGACGTCCTCGTCCACCAGCTTGCGTGCGACGCGCCAGCGGTCCTTCTCGACCAGCTCCTGCTCGCGCCTGCGCCTGCGTCCCCCGAACATCCTCGGAGTGTGCCACGGGGTGGGGTCGTCGTACGAGGCGTTCGGGTCCGTGGTTCGCGACCCGCCTGTACGGTGGGTGGCTCTGTTGCCGCACGCTGGAGGAGGTCCCGTGCCCCGTCCGACCCACCTGGTCCGCCTGCTGCTCGTGGTCCTCGCGAGCGCGCTGCTGCTGCCGGTCATCCCCGCGAGCGCCGAGGCCCCGCCGCGCAAGAAGGTCGAGACGTGGACCGTCGCGGGCAGCACCGCGATCACCGTCACCGGGCACGGCTACGGCCACGGGCACGGCCTGTCGCAGTACGGAGCCCAGGGTGCGGCCCTGCAGGGACTGACCTGGCAGCAGATCGACGAGTTCTACTACCCGGGCACGGACTGGGGCCGCATCGCCGGCAGGATCCGGGTCCTGATCACCGCCGACACCGGCCGCGACGTGCAGGTCGCCGCCCGCCCCGGCCTCCGCGTCGGCAGCCTCGACCGGCCGCGCACCTGGCGGCTCCCGGCCGACCGGGCCACGAAGTGGCGCCTCGTCGGGAACGGCAGCGACACCCAGGTGCAGTGGACCAGGGGCGGCGTGTGGCGCACCTGGAAGAAGCTGCGCGGGCAGGCCGAGTTCTCCTCGACGACGAGCCAGCCGCTGACCCTGGTGCTCCCCGGTGGCGCACGACGGGACTACCGCGGCACGCTGCAGTCCGCGGCCGCGCGGCAGAGCACCACGCGCGAGACGGTCAACGAGCTCAGCATGGAGGCGTACCTCCGTGGCGTCGTGCCGCAGGAGGTGCCCGCGCTGTGGCAGCCCGCAGCGGTGAGCGCGCAGTCGGTGGCGGCCCGCACCTATGCCGCGTTCGAGCGCTCGCACCCCTCGGCCGCCCACTACGACCTCTGCGACACCTCGGCGTGCCAGGTCTACGGCGGCGTCGACGCCGAGCACCCCGCCGCGACGGCGGCGATCAGGGCCACCGCCAAGCAGGGCCTGTTCTACGGCGGCCGGCCGGCCTTCACGCAGTTCTCCGCGAGCAACGGCGGCTTCTCCGCGTCCGGGTCGATGCCCTACCTCGTCGCGCAGGCCGATCCCTACGACGGCGTCGACAACCCGAGGTACTCCACCTGGACCGCGACCCTCGACGACACCCAGGTCGAGCGGCAGTGGCCCGCGATCGGCGACCTCACCGGCATCGAGGTGGCGGCCCGCGACGGCAACGGCGACCTCGGCGGCCGGGTCCTCGACATGGCCTTCATCGGCACGGCCGGCACCGTGCGCGTCGACGGCGACGACGTCCGGTCCGCGTTCGGGCTCAACTCGGACTGGTTCACCTTCGCCGTGATGCCCCGGCAGAAGGGCCAGGCGCGCGAGTGAGGCTCCGCGTGCTGTGGGCGGGGCTCGCGGCGACCCTCCTGGTCACGTCCGCCTGCTCGGCCGGCGGCACCGCGGCGCCCGGTGACGACGGCGGCCTGCCCGACCCGGTCATCGAAGCCGAGGTCACCTCCGACGTCGACTACGTCGCGCTCGGCGACTCGTTCTCCGCCGGCCCGTTCATCGGCACGATGCGCACCGACCCCGCGGGCTGCGCGCGCTCGAAGGACAACTACCCGGCCTTCCTCGCCGACTGGCTCGACGTGAAGAGCTACACCGACGTCACCTGCTCGGCCGCCACCACGCAGGACCTCACCGGGACGATGGCGCTCTACGACGGCGGCACGGCCCCGCCGCAGCTCGACGCGGTCACCGCCGACACCGACCTCGTCACGCTCGGCATGGGCGGCAACGACTTCGGCATCTACGACTCGCTCATCCGGTGCCAGGACGGCCGCCTGGCGGTCTGCCCGGTCGCGGACCTGCGCACCGACGCCGGCAAGGTCGCCGGCAACATCCGCAAGGCCGTGCGCGACATCCGGGCGCTGGCGCCCGAGGCGGACGTCTACGTCGTCGGCTACCCCGACATCCTCCCGACCGAGGGCACCTGCAAGGCCGTCGGGGTCCAGGCCGAGGCGCTCGGGCCCATCGCCGAGGTGGCGGTCGCCCTCAACGCCTCGCTCCGTGAGGGCGCGACGGCCGCCGGGGCGTCGTACGTCGACATGGAGGCGGTGTCGGACGGCCACGACGTCTGCGCCGGGGGGCGGGCCTGGATCAACGGACCGCGGTTCCGGATCGGGGTCGCGGCGCCGTTCCACCCGAAGATCAACGGCATGCGCGCCGTGGCCGCGACCGTCTACGAGCAGGTCACCGGGGACGAGCCCGACGTCACGGAGTACGCCGAGCCCGACCCGGACGTGGTCGTGCTGAACGAGGGGTAGCGAGCCGCACGGGACGGGGTGCGAGGCGTGCGCCACACTGGTGGTCCAGAGACCCCACCCCCAGGAGAGCCCGTGTCCCTCACCCAGGTCCCGCTGCGCCTCGCCACCGGCGCGTTCATCCTCAACTCGGGCATCGGCAAGCTCGGGGCCGACGAGGGCACCGCGCAGTTCCTCCACGGCGCGGCTGCGTCCACCTATCCCACGTTCTTCAAGGACATGGAGCCCACGAAGTTCGCGCGCCTGCTCGCCTGGAGCGAGATCGGGGTGGGCGCCGCCCTCCTCGCGCCGATGGTCCCGGCCACCGTCGCCGGCGCGGCGCTGACGGGCTTCGGCTCGAGCCTGGTCGGCATGTACCTGCGGACGCCGTCGATGACGCTGGACGACGGCATCCGTCCCAGCCAGGACGGCATCGCGGTGGCCAAGGACGTGTGGCTCGTCGGTGCGGGGCTGACCCTGATGACCCAGGGCATCTCCGCCGCGGCGAAGTCCGGTGCCAAGGCGTCCAGGCGCGCGCTGAAGAAGGCCTCGCCGCTGCCTCGCTGACGCCTCAGCCGATCACCAGCACCAGGTCGCCACCCTCGGCGGCCTTGGTGGACGGGATCGCGAGCCGCTGGACCGTGCCCGCGACGGGGGCGGAGATGGAGGCCTCCATCTTCATCGCCTCGATCGTCGCGACGGTCTGGCCGGCCTCGACGGTGTCGCCCTCGGCGACGGTCACGGTGACCGCGCCGTCGTAGGGCGCCGCGACGTGGCCGGTGTTGGCCGGGTCGGCCTTCTCGGCCGACGCGACGTCGGCGGAGATGCTGCGGTCGCGCACCTGCACGGGCCGCAACTGGCCGTCGACGGTCGCCATCACGTTGCGGAAGCCGCGCTCGTCGGGCTCGCTGATCGCCTCGAGGCCGAAGATCATCTCCCGGCCCTCGCGGACGCGGACCTGGTGCTCCTCGCCGCGGCGCAGGCCGTAGAGGTAGTCGATCGTCGAGACGCCGGACAGGTCGCCGTACTTCTCCCGCGACTCGTGGAAGGCGGCTGTCGGGCCGGGGAAGAGCAGCTCGTTGAGCGTCTCGCGGCGGTCGGTCGCGAGGCTCGCCTGCTGCTCGGCGGTGAGGGTCTCGGCCGGCTGCTTCCAGGTCTTGCCCGCCAGCGCCTTGCTGCGGAAGGGCTCGGGCCAGCCGCCGGGCGGGTCGCCCAGTTCGCCGTTGAGGAAGCCGATGACGGAGTCCGGGACGTCGTACGACGCCGGGTCGGCCTCGAACTCGGCCGGGTCGGCCTTCGCGGCGACGAGGGCGAGCGCCAGGTCGCCGACGACCTTCGACGACGGCGTCACCTTCACGACGTTGCCGAGGATGTCGTTGGCCGCGGCGTACATGTCCTCGACCTGCTCGAACTTCTCGCCGAGGCCGAGCGCGATCGCCTGCTGGCGCAGGTTGGAGAGCTGGCCGCCGGGGATCTCGTGGCGGTAGACCCGGCCGGTCGGGGCGGGCAGGCCGGACTCGAACGGCGCGTAGACGCGGCGCACGGCCTCCCAGTAGGGCTCCATCGCGTTGACCGCCGCGAGCGAGAGGCCGGTCTCGCGCTCGGAGTGGTCGGTCGCGGACACCAGCGCGGACAGCGCGGGCTGCGACGTGCCGCCGGCCATCGACGCGGTCGCGCCGTCGACCGCGTCGACACCGGCGTCGATGGCCGCGAGCAGCGTCGCGAGCTGGCCTCCGGGGGTGTCGTGCGTGTGGAGGTGGACCGGCAGCTCGAAGCGCTCGCGCAGCGCGGTCACCAGGGTGCGCGCGGCGGGGGCGCGGAGCAGGCCGGCCATGTCCTTGATCGCGAGCACGTGGGCGCCGGCCTCGACGATCTGGTCGGCGAGGCGGAGGTAGTAGTCGAGGGTGTAGAGCTTCTCGCCGGGCGACGACAGGTCGCCGGTGTAGCAGAGCGCCACCTCCGCGACCGAGGTGCCGGTGGCGCGGACGGCGTCGATGGCCGGGCGCATCTGGGAGACGTCGTTGAGGGCGTCGAAGATGCGGAAGACGTCGATGCCGGTCTCGGCGGCCTCCTGGACGAACGCCTCGGTGACCTCGGTCGGGTACGGCGTGTAGCCGACCGTGTTGCGCCCGCGCAGCAGCATCTGCAGGCCGATGTTGGGGATCGCCTCGCGCAGGGCGGCGAGCCGCTCCCACGGGTCCTCGTTGAGGAAGCGGAGGGCCACGTCGTAGGTCGCGCCGCCCCAGCACTCGACCGACCACAGCTGCGGCGTGGTGCGGGCGACGTGGTCGGCGACGGCGAGCAGGTCGCGGGTGCGGACCCGCGTGGCGAGCAGCGACTGGTGGGCGTCGCGGAAGGTCGTGTCGGTGACCGCGACGTTCTTCTGCGCCCGCAGGCGGCGGGCGAACTCCTCCGGGCCGATCTCGCGCAGGAGCTGGCGGGTGCCGTCGGGCACCGGCTGCGAGCGGTCGAGCCGGGGGAGCTTGCTGACCGGTGCCACCGAGACCGGGGCCGTGCCGTGCGGCTGGTTGACCGTGACGTCGGCGAGGAAGTCGAGCAGGCGCGTGGCGCGGTCGCCGCCGAACTGCTGCTTGAGCAGCTGCGGGTGGTCCTCGATGAAGGACGTGGTGACGCCGCCGGCGGTGAAGTCGGGGTCGGCGAGCACGGCCTGGAGGAAGCCGACGTTGGTCGAGACGCCGCGGATGCGGAACTCGAGCAGCGCGCGGCGGGCCTTCTGCACGGCGGCCTCGAAGGTGCGGCCGCGACAGGTGAGCTTGGCGAGCATCGAGTCGAAGTGCGGGCTGATCTCGGCGCCGGTGTAGGTGGTGCCGCCGTCGAGGCGCACGCCCGGGCCGCCGGGGGAGCGGTACATCGTGATGCGGCCGGTGTCGGGCCGGAAGCCGTTGGCCGGGTCCTCGGTGGTGATGCGGCACTGGAGCGCGAAGCCGCGCGGGGCGACGGTGTCCTGGGTGAGCTCGAGGTCGGCGAGGGTCGCCCCGGCGGCGATGCGCATCTGCGACTGCACGAGGTCGACGCCGGTGACCTCCTCGGTCACGGTGTGCTCGACCTGGATGCGCGGGTTCATCTCGATGAAGACGTACTTGCCCGACGGGTCGAGCAGGAACTCGACGGTGCCGGCGTTCTTGTAGTTGATCTCGCGCGCGAAGCGCACCGCGTCGGCGCAGATGCGGTCGCGGAGCTCGGGGTCGAGGTTGGGCGCCGGGGCGATCTCGACGACCTTCTGGTGGCGCCGCTGCACCGAGCAGTCGCGCTCGTAGAGGTGGATCACGCCGCCCTCGGAGCCGGTG
This genomic interval carries:
- a CDS encoding pyruvate carboxylase, whose translation is MFSKVLVANRGEIAVRAFRAAREIGARTVAVFPHEDRGSEHRMKAEEAYQIGEVGHPVRAYLDPEAIVQVAVDCGADAIYPGYGFLSENPALAEACAAAGITFIGPSADVLTLTGNKARAIAAAKAAGVPVLESVPPSTDVEELLTAAEAIEAPLFVKAVAGGGGRGMRRVDDRADLREAIETCMREAEGAFGDPTVFIEQAVVDPRHIEVQILSDGTGSEGGVIHLYERDCSVQRRHQKVVEIAPAPNLDPELRDRICADAVRFAREINYKNAGTVEFLLDPSGKYVFIEMNPRIQVEHTVTEEVTGVDLVQSQMRIAAGATLADLELTQDTVAPRGFALQCRITTEDPANGFRPDTGRITMYRSPGGPGVRLDGGTTYTGAEISPHFDSMLAKLTCRGRTFEAAVQKARRALLEFRIRGVSTNVGFLQAVLADPDFTAGGVTTSFIEDHPQLLKQQFGGDRATRLLDFLADVTVNQPHGTAPVSVAPVSKLPRLDRSQPVPDGTRQLLREIGPEEFARRLRAQKNVAVTDTTFRDAHQSLLATRVRTRDLLAVADHVARTTPQLWSVECWGGATYDVALRFLNEDPWERLAALREAIPNIGLQMLLRGRNTVGYTPYPTEVTEAFVQEAAETGIDVFRIFDALNDVSQMRPAIDAVRATGTSVAEVALCYTGDLSSPGEKLYTLDYYLRLADQIVEAGAHVLAIKDMAGLLRAPAARTLVTALRERFELPVHLHTHDTPGGQLATLLAAIDAGVDAVDGATASMAGGTSQPALSALVSATDHSERETGLSLAAVNAMEPYWEAVRRVYAPFESGLPAPTGRVYRHEIPGGQLSNLRQQAIALGLGEKFEQVEDMYAAANDILGNVVKVTPSSKVVGDLALALVAAKADPAEFEADPASYDVPDSVIGFLNGELGDPPGGWPEPFRSKALAGKTWKQPAETLTAEQQASLATDRRETLNELLFPGPTAAFHESREKYGDLSGVSTIDYLYGLRRGEEHQVRVREGREMIFGLEAISEPDERGFRNVMATVDGQLRPVQVRDRSISADVASAEKADPANTGHVAAPYDGAVTVTVAEGDTVEAGQTVATIEAMKMEASISAPVAGTVQRLAIPSTKAAEGGDLVLVIG
- a CDS encoding MFS transporter, whose protein sequence is MALTEIPTPASTAEAGAAAPEPRLRRMSFGLLMVYVAILAVNSGGNGILLPNIVSGLDEASKVGNLAFVTTVAFVANIFAQPVAGALSDATRSRFGRRTPWMVGGALLTSGFLLGLPLAGSVLTVALVWLVVQVGVNALQAAATALVPDRYPPTRRGGVSAMIGVGITIGNAVGVIVAGGTATRGLLPYAVLALLMLAVVGLFVVVNRDPSSADLPRQRTSAKDFLRGFWISPRQHPDFAWAFASRFLMVIGFYGSQTYGLYILRDYIGLSDAESNSFAATMGVVLLVGVLLSALGSGWLSDKVGRRKPFIVWSSVVMSLALAIPLLVPTTTGVLAYAFLLGLGFGVYISIDLALMTEVLPARLQGESSAGRDLAILGLATTLPQAMSPSIAAALVTITGGYPAVFVSGIVFVMLGAALVRPIKAVR
- a CDS encoding FAD-binding oxidoreductase codes for the protein MDLASLVDQLPAGTLLTDPASTARYSHDEAEWAPWALPLAVARPATSEQVRTIVRWCVAHEVPVVPRGAGTGLSGGANSVSGGIVVSFERMAAVTRIDPVERLAVVQPGVVNDDLRAAVAEHGLWYPPDPASSPWSTIGGNVATNAGGVCCVKYGVTGDYVLALEVVTGTGELVRVGRETAKGVAGYDLVSLLVGSEGTLGLVTEITVRLRPARPAEQTVVGFFDSLVAAGEAVAAVARAGTVPSALELLDRHCLTAVNDWKDLGIEADCEAILLARLDGPGAAGVAEAEAVLAAFEGAGATFAARSEDESEADAMFAARRLAYPALERLGPVLTEDVCVPVGRVAAMLAAVQEIARRHDVLIANIAHAGDGNLHPLIITPAGDDEARVRAQHAFDDIIVEALACGGTVTGEHGVGLLKRAGLAAELPLAVVEMHRAIRRALDPHGVLNPGKVVT
- a CDS encoding SpoIID/LytB domain-containing protein; its protein translation is MPRPTHLVRLLLVVLASALLLPVIPASAEAPPRKKVETWTVAGSTAITVTGHGYGHGHGLSQYGAQGAALQGLTWQQIDEFYYPGTDWGRIAGRIRVLITADTGRDVQVAARPGLRVGSLDRPRTWRLPADRATKWRLVGNGSDTQVQWTRGGVWRTWKKLRGQAEFSSTTSQPLTLVLPGGARRDYRGTLQSAAARQSTTRETVNELSMEAYLRGVVPQEVPALWQPAAVSAQSVAARTYAAFERSHPSAAHYDLCDTSACQVYGGVDAEHPAATAAIRATAKQGLFYGGRPAFTQFSASNGGFSASGSMPYLVAQADPYDGVDNPRYSTWTATLDDTQVERQWPAIGDLTGIEVAARDGNGDLGGRVLDMAFIGTAGTVRVDGDDVRSAFGLNSDWFTFAVMPRQKGQARE
- a CDS encoding SGNH/GDSL hydrolase family protein, with the translated sequence MRLRVLWAGLAATLLVTSACSAGGTAAPGDDGGLPDPVIEAEVTSDVDYVALGDSFSAGPFIGTMRTDPAGCARSKDNYPAFLADWLDVKSYTDVTCSAATTQDLTGTMALYDGGTAPPQLDAVTADTDLVTLGMGGNDFGIYDSLIRCQDGRLAVCPVADLRTDAGKVAGNIRKAVRDIRALAPEADVYVVGYPDILPTEGTCKAVGVQAEALGPIAEVAVALNASLREGATAAGASYVDMEAVSDGHDVCAGGRAWINGPRFRIGVAAPFHPKINGMRAVAATVYEQVTGDEPDVTEYAEPDPDVVVLNEG